From Equus przewalskii isolate Varuska chromosome 7, EquPr2, whole genome shotgun sequence, one genomic window encodes:
- the LOC139084918 gene encoding large ribosomal subunit protein eL21-like, whose amino-acid sequence MTNTKGKRRGTRYMFSRPFRKHGVVPLATYMQIYKKGNIVDIKRMGTVQKGMPHKCYHGKTRRVYNVTQHAVGIVVNKQVKGKILAKRINVRIEHIMHSKSRDSFLKRVKENDPKKKEAKEKGTWVQLKRQPAPPREAHFVRTNGKEPELLEPIPYEFMA is encoded by the coding sequence ATGACCAAcacaaagggaaagaggagaggcacCCGCTATATGTTCTCTAGGCCGTTTAGAAAACATGGAGTTGTTCCTTTGGCCACATACATGCAAATCTACAAGAAAGGTAATATTGTAGACATCAAGAGAATGGGCACTGTTCAAAAAGGAATGCCCCACAAATGTTACCATGGCAAAACTCGAAGAGTCTACAATGTTACCCAGCATGCTGTTGGCATTGttgtaaacaaacaagtaaaggGTAAGATTCTTGCCAAAAGAATTAATGTACGTATTGAGCATATTATGCACTCTAAGAGCCGGGATAGCTTCCTGAAACGTGTGAAGGAAAATGATCCGAAAAAGAAGGAAGCCAAAGAGAAGGGTACTTGGGTTCAACTGAAGCGCCAGCCTGCTCCACCCAGAGAAGCACACTTTGTGAGAACCAATGGAAAGGAGCCTGAGCTGCTGGAACCCATTCCCTATGAATTCATGGCATGA